The DNA region AAGATTCCCGGTGGATTTTTCAAAAGGGAAGGAAGGCCCTCTGAAAAAGAGGTTCTCACATCTCGTTTAATAGACCGTCCTTTAAGACCTCTTTTCCCCGATGGGTTTTTTTCAGAGACACAGGGTATTGCCTCTGTCCTTTCATATGGCAGTGAAAACATATCCGATGTCTTAGGGATAATCGGTATGTCCTCTGCCCTGATGGTGTCCAACATCCCTTTTGATGGACCTGTCTCTGCCGTAAGGGTGGGACTTCTTGAGGGAAGATTTATCATAAACCCCGATATGGAAGAGTCCGAAAGTCTTGACATGAACCTTATAGTGGCTGGAACAGAGGAGGCAGTTCTCATGGTAGAGGGTGGAGGTCTTGAGGTCTCGGAAAGCACCCTTCTTGAGGCAATCGATTTTGCGCACCATGAGATAAGGCATATCTGTGCTTTACAGAAAGAGTTAAGATTGCAGAGTGGTAAGCCAAAAAGACCGATTCAGCCGGTTACTGTCGATGAAGGGCTTAGGGAAAATGTAAAAGCATACATAATGGAGCAACTCAAGGATGCAGTGAAGATTCAGGGAAAACTGAAACGCCAGGAGACATTAGATTTAATCCTTAACGATACTATCAAGCATTTTACTCCAGAGGGTGACCTTGCAAGGGATGTCTCCTATATATTCTATGATATGGAAAAGAGGCTCGTAAGGGATGCAATAATGAATGAAGGCATCAGGGCAGACGAAAGAAAGCCCGATGAAATAAGGGATATAAGGTGCATTGTCGGAATACTTCCGAGGGCTCATGGCTCATCTCTTTTTGTAAGGGGTGAGACACAGGCACTTGTGGTCTCTACATTAGGCACATCCGATGACGAGCAGAGGATAGATGCACTTGAGGGCGAAAGCTATAAGGCATTTATGCTTCACTATAATTTCCTTCCCTTCAGCGTCGGAGAGGTCAAGCCACTTCGCTCACCGGGAAGGCGCGAAATCGGACATGGAGCTTTAGCAGAAAGGGCACTGAGGTCCGTTATACCTTCAAAAGAGGTCTTTCCATATACCATCAGGGTCGTCTCTGACATCTTAGAGTCAAACGGCTCGTCCTCTATGGCTACCGTCTGTGGTGCAACCCTTGCCCTGATGGATGCAGGTGTCCCTATTACAGCGCCTGTTGCAGGCATAGCCATGGGGCTTGTCATAGAAGGAGATAAAACAGTTATTCTTACAGACATCTTAGGGCTCGAGGACCATTTAGGCGACATGGACTTTAAGGTCGCAGGCACCCAAAAGGGGATAACTGCATTCCAGATGGATGTGAAGATAAGTGGAGTAAAAAGGGAAGTGCTCGAGGAAGCCTTGGGAAAGGCAAAAGAAGGAAGGCTCTTTATACTAAATAAGATGAAAGAGGCAATCCCTGCACCGAGAGATGTGCTTTCCACACATGCACCGAGAATCTATACTATGCGGGTAAAGCAGGAAAAGATAAGGGATGTAATCGGAACAGGAGGAAAGGTTATCCGGGGAATCGTAGAGCAGACAGGCGCTAAGATAAACATTGGCGATGACGGTGTAGTCAATATTGCATCCTCTGATGAGGCATCCGCACAAAAGGCAATAGAGATAATAAAAGGCATTGTCGCAGAAGCAGAGATAGGAAAGGTTTACATCGGCAAGGTAAAACGCATCATGGACTTTGGTGCATTTGTGGAGATAATGCCTGGAACAGAGGGGCTCCTTCATATCTCCCAGATATCCCACAAACGCATCGAAAAAGTGACAGATGAGCTTCACGAAGGAGACGAGGTCACTGTAAAGGTTATCGAGATAGACAGAGTAGGCAAGATAAGGTTAAGCAGAAAAGAGGTATTGAAAAAGGCATAGTCTTCTTTCCGACTGCCTGTATTGCTCTAATATGGATTCCCTATTGTAAATAAAATTAGGAGGGACTATGTTCAAAAAGGCACATCTTGACAACGGCATGCCCCTGGTCATGAAGCAGTTGAAAAACATGCACTCGGTCTCGCTGGGCGTATGGGTCAAGGTCGGCTCAAGAAACGAGCCTCCACATAAAAACGGAATCTCCCATTTCCTTGAACATATGTTCTTCAAAGGCACTAAAAAGCGCTCCTCGAGGGATATATCGGTGGATGTAGATTACATGGGTGGTGACCTCAATGCATTTACATCAAAGGAAAGCACAACCTTTTATATAAAAGTCCTCGATGAATACCTTGACAAAGGTATAAGCCTGCTTTCCGATATATTCCTCCATTCCACATTCCCCGAGGAGGAGATAGAAAAGGAAAAAGGAGTTATCAAAGAAGAGATAAAGATGGTCGAGGATACACCCGAGGACTATGTCCATGATTTGTTTAGTCAGGCAGTCTGGGGCAATGTGGGAATAGGACAGCCTATCTTAGGCAGAACAGATACGATTAAGACAATCACGAGGGAAGACCTAATCAACTATATCAAAAAGTTCTACGGCACAAAAGACACGCTCCTTGCCTGTGCAGGCAACTTTGAGCCCGAAAGACTTGTCGATACCCTTAATCGCCGTTTTGGAACTTTAAGGCAGGGCTCTGAGCCAGACACCGGAGGGTATCCTGAATTCCATGCAGGCCAGAATATTCATTCAAAGGACTGCTCAGAGGTCCATATCTGTCTTGCGGCTGAGGGGATTCCACAGGCAAGCCCTGAGAGATACTGCCTTTCTGCCTTAAATGCCATACTGGGAGCAGGCGTAAGCTCAATACTATTTCAGGAGATAAGGGAAAAAAGAGGGCTTGTATACTCCATCCATTCTTTTTTAGCATCTTATTTCGATACAGGGCTCTGGGGAGTTTATGCAGGCTGTAGCAGAAAAAATGTAAACGAGGTCTTAGATCTGATACTAAGAGAGTTTAAAGGACTCCCTGAATCGGTCGGCTATTCTGAGCTTGAGAGGGCAAAAAAACAACTAAGGGGCAACCTTATCTTAGGATTAGAGTCCACATCCGCAATGATGCATAACATAGCCCGACAGGAAATCTATTACGGCAGATATTATTCTTTAGAGGAGCTGATAAAAGAGATAGATTCCCTGACTCTTTCGTCTTTAAAGGGGCTTTCCGAACGGCTCATAAAGGGCAAGGGCATAACCCTCACTATACTTGGCCCTGTGGATAAAGACTCTATTCAGGTTCAGCTCTGACCTATATCTTTACTGTCTTTAAAAGGGCAGAGTTTGTTACAACGGAAAGAGAGCTTAATGCCATTGCAGCTGCCGCAACAATAGGGTTTAGCAGTCCAAATGCCGCAACCGGGATTGCAATCGTGTTATAGCCAAATGCCCAGAAAAGGTTCTGCTTTATCTTACGCATAGTTGCCCTGCTTAATTTTATTCCCTTTATGACATCCCTCAGGTCGTCCCTGACAAGGATAATTCCACCTGTTTCCTTTGCAATATCTGAGCCAGAGCCGATTGCAATTCCAATGTCTGCCTGTGCAAGGGCAGGTGCATCGTTTATTCCATCTCCAACCATTGCCACTACCTTGCCTTCTGCCTGAAGGTCTTTTATGACCTTTGCCTTATCCCCTGGAAGGATATTAGATACGATTTTCTCGATTCCAACTCTAAAGCCAATTGCCTTAGCAGTTCTTTCGTTGTCCCCTGTGAGCATAACGACCTCTATGCCTTCTGTCTTAAGCTCTCTTATGACATCCTCTGCATGCTCTTTAAGCGTATCTGAAACTGCAATCAATCCAATAAGCTTTTTTTCTCTGACGACAATCATCACTGTATTGCCTTTTTTTTCGAGTCCTGAGATTGCTATCTCTTTATCTCCAATATCGACACCCATGTCCGCTATCAGCCTTCTATTGCCGATTGCGATTTCACTGCCATCATAGAGAGCCTTAACCCCATGCCCCGGGACAGCCTCAAAAGACTCTGCATCAGGGATGCTCAAGCCTTTCATCTGTGCCATCTTCACTATTGCCTCTGCAAGCGGATGCTCAGAGCCTTTCTCTGCAATCGAGGCAGTTTGTAAAACCTCATCTTCTTTAACGCCAAGCTCTAAAGAGGGCAGTATCTCGACCACCTCTGGCTGTCCTTTTGTGAGAGTTCCTGTCTTATCAAAGACTATAGAGCTTAGTTTTTCTGCCCTCTCTAAGTATTCGGCTCCTCTTATGAGAATCCCAAGCTCCGCACCCTTTCCAACTCCAACCATCAGTGCCGCAGGCGTGGCAATACCCAATGCACAGGGGCAGGCTATGATTAAGACCGCAACAAAAGAAAGAAGCGCCATGGTTGGGTTAGCCATGATTAGCCATATAAGGGCAGTTAGTATTGCAATTCCTATGACCGAAGGCACAAAATACGATGCGACCTTATCCGCAAGCCTCTGTATCCCTACAGAAGATGCCTGTGCCTCCTCCACAAGCCTGATTATCTGGCTCAATGTCGTGTCAGCACCAATCCTCGATGCCCTGAACTTGAATGAGCCGACCTTGTTCATGGTTCCGCCTATTACCTCATCGCCTGATTTTTTCTCAACAGGAACGCTCTCTCCTGTGAGCATCTTTTCGTCCACAGAGGAATGCCCCTCTATTACAACCCCATCAGTTGGGATTTTTTCCCCGGGCCTTACAACTACAGCCTCGTTAACCATAATCGATTCAGCAGGGATTTCAACCTCTTCGCCATCCCTTATGACCTTAGCTGTCTGTGGCTTGAGGTCAAGCAGTTTTCTGATTGCGGCAGAGCTTCTCTTTTTTATTATCTCCTCCATATACTTTCCTAAAAGCACAAAGGCTATGATTATAGCCGAGACCTCGAAATACACATTTTTCTCCTCACCAGGCAGAATCTTCGGGAAAAACACTACAAAGGCACTATAGATATATGCAGTTGATGTGCCTAATGCAATAAGGAGGTCCATGTTTGCTACACGCTTTTTTATGGCATGATATGCACCTATAAAAAAACCTTTTCCTCCAAATACCATAATTGGAGTTGTAATAATGAAAAGCCACACACCCCATGTAAACCATGGAAGCCATGGGATTGGAACCCATGTAAGAACAGTTGCACCTGCGGCAAGCCCTAAAAACACGGCGGCCCTGAAAACAGCAAGTGCAAGGACACCTGTAAGGGCAATGGCAACCCTTCTTTTCATGGATTTAAGCTCTGCCTCAGGAGCCTCGAATGTCCTCACACAATCCTCGGAACAGAAATAATACTGTCTTCCTGCCATCTCCCTTTTTATGGAGCGCTCCTTTGGAATGACCATTCCGCATATAGGGTCTTTTGCCATCTCTCCAATTGCCTTCTTTGTTTCGGAAATCAATGCCTCCATTGAAGAGACTTTTGTCATCTTTGGCTTTATAAGTGGTTTTTTGCCTAGGAAAGACTCAGGGTCTTTGTCAAATCTCTCCTTGCACATGGTCGAGCAGAAATAATATGTAGTGCCTTTATAAGTGGATTTGCCTTTTGAAGATGTGTCCTCTATAGTCATGCCGCAAACAGGGTCAATTACCTTCATGTAACCTCCTCGATTTCCTACATGCACCAAAAACTATTATACCATCTATGTGCCTCAGGGTAATTATATCAAAGCCCTCGGAGATAAGGGCTTCATGGAGCTCCTTAAGTGTAAACATTCCGCCTTCTGGATGTGCTGTAAGAGCCCTTATGGGAAGACTTTTCAGAAGTGGAGCAAGAAGCTCATCGAAGAAAAACTCTCCTTCTAATTTTAAGACCCTTCCTACTTCTTTAATTGCCTTTCTCCAGTTCTCTGTATGATGTATCACGCCAAAGGAAAAGACTGCATCGAATCTCTCCGATGGCTCATCTAATGCCATGACATCAGCTATCTTGAATTCCACATTGTCTTTAAGGCTTGGGCAGAGGCGCTTTTTTGCCTGCTCTATCTGCTTAGGGTCTATATCGGTTGCAATAACCTTTTCTGCACCAAACCTTCGGGTTATTACCTCTGCCCCTACACCCCTTCCGCATCCAATCTCAAGGCACAAAGGATAATTCTCCTTGCCAGCCATCTTCTTTAGCATAGGCCCTTCTATGTGCCTTTGGAGGAATGCCCTTAAAGGGCTGTTCGTTATAAGGCGCTCGATTATATTGAGTTTCACTGTCTAAGGTTTAGTGCCCATGAGGGTCTTTTCCGGGCGTTTCCTCCTTTATATCGGGTTTTTCCATTGGCATCATACACATCGGACATGGTGTAATACATTCGTATGCCTTTTTCATCATCTCCATCATCTCAAGCTGCGACTCTGCTGTTGCGGTCTGTGGGTCTTTTATGTGAATCTCATGAAGGTCTATTGCCTTTTTAAGCCATTCCTCTATGCATTGCATCTTGCCCTTCATTTGACCAAAGGGCTGACCCATCATACCCATACCCATCATGCCCATGCGACGGGACATCATCTGCTTCATCTTTTTACGCATCTGAGCCATTTCCTTCATCAGCTTTTTCCGTGCCCCTTTTTCTGCAGTCATCATCTGCTCCTGTACATCGAGCATATTGTCCATCATCTCAGCCATCTCCTGCATCTGCTCCTGCATCATCATCTGCTGACCCATCATCTGGTTCATCATCTGCATCATAGGCATCTCCTCACCCTTCATGCCCTTCATCTGACCTTTTTGCTCTTCAGGCTGTGCCCATGCAGTCGCACAAAATACAAGCAATAACACAATAACCAACCTTTTCATTCCTTCCTCCTTTCTTACCTTCTGATTTCCCTCGATATCTGCACATATCTTGCAATACCGTTTCTCGTTATCAGCCCAACCATCTTTTCTCTGTCCATCACAATCAATCTTCCCTTGTCCATATTTATCATCTGCTCGAGGGCTTTTACGGCATCGTCTCCTTCCTCTGCCTCCCATGCCTTATTATGGGGTATAAAGATTTCCGATACCCTGACATTCATCCAGTTTTCTTTCAGGACATTCTTTATCTCCTTTAGTGTTAGAATGCCGAGGAATTTTCCGTTCTCTAAAACAGGAAATCCGCCATAACCATACTTAAGGAAATACTCATTCACTGCGGTGTCCACTGTCATATCAGTCGCAACCGTTACAATGTCCTTTACCATTATGTCTTTGACCTTTATGCTTCTGAGTGCCTCCTCAAAGCTTGCCCTCTGACTGCTTGCCTGCGCCGCACTATAAAGAAACCACCCTATGAGCATAAACCAGAGCCCTCCTGCAAACCCTATGAATATGGAAAACAAACCAAAGATTATAAATGCCATAGAGATTTTTTGTCCATAGCCTGCGGCCTTTTTTGTTGCGTAAAAGAAATCTCCTGTCTTTCTCCAGAGAATTGCCCTTACGACCCTGCCTCCATCCATAGGGAATCCGGGGATTAGATTAAAGACACCCAATATGAGGTTCAGATGAGAAAGATACCGAAACAGGGCTTTTAGTGCCTGACCATCAAAGACGCTATAAGCAAGAAAAAATATCACCGACAGAAGAAAACTCGAAATAGGACCTGCTATAGCCATCTTAATCTCTACACCCGGGCTCTGAGGTTCACCCTTCATCTCTGCCACACCTCCAAAGATAAAAAGGGTGATGCCTGATATCGAAATGCCGTATCTCAGTGCAACAAAAGAATGCGAAAGCTCATGAAGGGCAACGGATATAAAAAGCAAAAGTGCTGCCATAGCTCCACTTAGCCAGTATGAAAATCCAGGAAGCTCGGGAGCGGCCTTTGGAAAATAAAATGTAGACAAAGACCATGTAATCAAGCCGAATATGATA from Nitrospirota bacterium includes:
- the pnp gene encoding polyribonucleotide nucleotidyltransferase, whose translation is MTRLELTIRDKTLILETGQIARQSDGAVVVRYGDTVVLASVVADKKTKEAADFFPLTIDYQEKAYAAGKIPGGFFKREGRPSEKEVLTSRLIDRPLRPLFPDGFFSETQGIASVLSYGSENISDVLGIIGMSSALMVSNIPFDGPVSAVRVGLLEGRFIINPDMEESESLDMNLIVAGTEEAVLMVEGGGLEVSESTLLEAIDFAHHEIRHICALQKELRLQSGKPKRPIQPVTVDEGLRENVKAYIMEQLKDAVKIQGKLKRQETLDLILNDTIKHFTPEGDLARDVSYIFYDMEKRLVRDAIMNEGIRADERKPDEIRDIRCIVGILPRAHGSSLFVRGETQALVVSTLGTSDDEQRIDALEGESYKAFMLHYNFLPFSVGEVKPLRSPGRREIGHGALAERALRSVIPSKEVFPYTIRVVSDILESNGSSSMATVCGATLALMDAGVPITAPVAGIAMGLVIEGDKTVILTDILGLEDHLGDMDFKVAGTQKGITAFQMDVKISGVKREVLEEALGKAKEGRLFILNKMKEAIPAPRDVLSTHAPRIYTMRVKQEKIRDVIGTGGKVIRGIVEQTGAKINIGDDGVVNIASSDEASAQKAIEIIKGIVAEAEIGKVYIGKVKRIMDFGAFVEIMPGTEGLLHISQISHKRIEKVTDELHEGDEVTVKVIEIDRVGKIRLSRKEVLKKA
- a CDS encoding insulinase family protein, with product MFKKAHLDNGMPLVMKQLKNMHSVSLGVWVKVGSRNEPPHKNGISHFLEHMFFKGTKKRSSRDISVDVDYMGGDLNAFTSKESTTFYIKVLDEYLDKGISLLSDIFLHSTFPEEEIEKEKGVIKEEIKMVEDTPEDYVHDLFSQAVWGNVGIGQPILGRTDTIKTITREDLINYIKKFYGTKDTLLACAGNFEPERLVDTLNRRFGTLRQGSEPDTGGYPEFHAGQNIHSKDCSEVHICLAAEGIPQASPERYCLSALNAILGAGVSSILFQEIREKRGLVYSIHSFLASYFDTGLWGVYAGCSRKNVNEVLDLILREFKGLPESVGYSELERAKKQLRGNLILGLESTSAMMHNIARQEIYYGRYYSLEELIKEIDSLTLSSLKGLSERLIKGKGITLTILGPVDKDSIQVQL
- a CDS encoding heavy metal translocating P-type ATPase; its protein translation is MKVIDPVCGMTIEDTSSKGKSTYKGTTYYFCSTMCKERFDKDPESFLGKKPLIKPKMTKVSSMEALISETKKAIGEMAKDPICGMVIPKERSIKREMAGRQYYFCSEDCVRTFEAPEAELKSMKRRVAIALTGVLALAVFRAAVFLGLAAGATVLTWVPIPWLPWFTWGVWLFIITTPIMVFGGKGFFIGAYHAIKKRVANMDLLIALGTSTAYIYSAFVVFFPKILPGEEKNVYFEVSAIIIAFVLLGKYMEEIIKKRSSAAIRKLLDLKPQTAKVIRDGEEVEIPAESIMVNEAVVVRPGEKIPTDGVVIEGHSSVDEKMLTGESVPVEKKSGDEVIGGTMNKVGSFKFRASRIGADTTLSQIIRLVEEAQASSVGIQRLADKVASYFVPSVIGIAILTALIWLIMANPTMALLSFVAVLIIACPCALGIATPAALMVGVGKGAELGILIRGAEYLERAEKLSSIVFDKTGTLTKGQPEVVEILPSLELGVKEDEVLQTASIAEKGSEHPLAEAIVKMAQMKGLSIPDAESFEAVPGHGVKALYDGSEIAIGNRRLIADMGVDIGDKEIAISGLEKKGNTVMIVVREKKLIGLIAVSDTLKEHAEDVIRELKTEGIEVVMLTGDNERTAKAIGFRVGIEKIVSNILPGDKAKVIKDLQAEGKVVAMVGDGINDAPALAQADIGIAIGSGSDIAKETGGIILVRDDLRDVIKGIKLSRATMRKIKQNLFWAFGYNTIAIPVAAFGLLNPIVAAAAMALSSLSVVTNSALLKTVKI
- a CDS encoding class I SAM-dependent methyltransferase, with the protein product MKLNIIERLITNSPLRAFLQRHIEGPMLKKMAGKENYPLCLEIGCGRGVGAEVITRRFGAEKVIATDIDPKQIEQAKKRLCPSLKDNVEFKIADVMALDEPSERFDAVFSFGVIHHTENWRKAIKEVGRVLKLEGEFFFDELLAPLLKSLPIRALTAHPEGGMFTLKELHEALISEGFDIITLRHIDGIIVFGACRKSRRLHEGN
- a CDS encoding site-2 protease family protein yields the protein MNTLQTGSLRIATVMGIPIKVHFSWLIIFGLITWSLSTFYFPKAAPELPGFSYWLSGAMAALLLFISVALHELSHSFVALRYGISISGITLFIFGGVAEMKGEPQSPGVEIKMAIAGPISSFLLSVIFFLAYSVFDGQALKALFRYLSHLNLILGVFNLIPGFPMDGGRVVRAILWRKTGDFFYATKKAAGYGQKISMAFIIFGLFSIFIGFAGGLWFMLIGWFLYSAAQASSQRASFEEALRSIKVKDIMVKDIVTVATDMTVDTAVNEYFLKYGYGGFPVLENGKFLGILTLKEIKNVLKENWMNVRVSEIFIPHNKAWEAEEGDDAVKALEQMINMDKGRLIVMDREKMVGLITRNGIARYVQISREIRR